A region of Paractinoplanes abujensis DNA encodes the following proteins:
- a CDS encoding nuclear transport factor 2 family protein, translating into MTAQQDLVAEYFNGFRAGDHPRILATLTDDVAWVIHGHRTITGKAGFDGEIENPAFTGHPDLDVQRVYEDGPVVIAVGEGRGATVEHGPFRFAFNDTFTFRDGLIARVDSYVVPLPRAC; encoded by the coding sequence ATGACAGCCCAGCAGGACCTGGTCGCCGAATACTTCAACGGGTTCCGTGCCGGCGACCACCCGCGCATCCTGGCCACCCTGACCGACGACGTCGCATGGGTCATTCACGGCCACCGCACCATCACCGGCAAGGCCGGCTTCGACGGCGAGATCGAGAACCCGGCCTTCACCGGCCATCCCGACCTCGACGTGCAGCGCGTCTACGAGGACGGCCCAGTGGTCATCGCGGTGGGCGAGGGCCGCGGCGCAACCGTCGAACACGGCCCGTTCCGCTTCGCCTTCAACGACACGTTCACCTTCCGCGACGGTCTGATCGCCCGCGTCGACTCCTACGTGGTGCCACTGCCCAGGGCATGCTGA
- a CDS encoding SRPBCC family protein yields MSATLSGDELIAVRRLAAPPPRVWTAFTTPAGIAAFWGGSHAVVPPESVTVDLRVGGEFALDTRGPDGTGRRLRFVYTVVAPPRELVFDEPVTGLRTTVTLDLDGDGTELTVHQRKLPPSLRTPQAADGLAAILDALAAHVETP; encoded by the coding sequence GTGAGCGCGACGCTTTCCGGTGACGAGCTGATCGCCGTACGCCGCCTGGCCGCCCCGCCGCCGCGGGTGTGGACGGCCTTCACCACGCCCGCCGGCATCGCCGCCTTCTGGGGCGGCTCACACGCGGTGGTGCCACCGGAGTCGGTGACCGTCGACCTGCGCGTGGGCGGCGAGTTCGCCCTCGACACGCGCGGCCCCGACGGCACGGGCCGGCGGCTGCGGTTCGTGTACACCGTCGTCGCGCCCCCGCGCGAACTCGTCTTCGACGAACCGGTCACGGGCCTGCGCACCACCGTGACCCTCGACCTCGACGGCGACGGCACCGAACTCACCGTCCACCAGCGCAAGCTCCCGCCTTCACTGCGCACGCCCCAGGCGGCCGACGGCCTCGCCGCCATCCTCGACGCCCTCGCCGCCCATGTGGAGACACCATGA
- a CDS encoding ArsR/SmtB family transcription factor — protein sequence MTDLDLAFAALGDPVRRALVSRLARGDATVGELAEPFDLTQQAISHHVGVLRRCGLVEQRREGTRRPCRLRADQLARLGSWIDEQRHTWNDRLDALEEHLS from the coding sequence ATGACCGATCTGGATCTGGCGTTCGCCGCGCTGGGTGACCCCGTGCGGCGGGCGCTGGTGAGCCGGCTCGCGCGCGGTGACGCCACCGTGGGGGAGCTGGCCGAGCCGTTCGACCTGACGCAGCAGGCCATCTCGCACCACGTCGGCGTGCTGCGCCGCTGCGGCCTGGTCGAGCAGCGGCGGGAGGGCACGCGGCGGCCCTGCCGGTTGCGGGCCGACCAGCTGGCCCGGCTCGGCTCGTGGATCGACGAGCAGCGCCACACCTGGAACGACCGCCTCGACGCGCTCGAGGAGCACCTTTCGTGA
- a CDS encoding universal stress protein gives MKDGPGTILVGIDGSTSSLRAAAYATGLARRQGSKLVALYVRTRPSALLPLADTGGAVATVLDTQDAVERELRTMFVERLADLDLDAHLVVRTGEPYAEIVDAAHELRADAIVVGRSTQALHRIAGSLGSKLMRCGRWPVTVVP, from the coding sequence ATGAAGGACGGGCCGGGCACGATCCTGGTGGGCATCGACGGGTCGACGTCGTCGCTGCGCGCCGCCGCATACGCCACCGGCCTGGCCCGGCGCCAGGGCAGCAAACTGGTCGCCCTCTACGTGCGGACCCGCCCGTCGGCCCTGCTGCCCCTGGCCGACACGGGCGGGGCCGTCGCCACGGTGCTCGACACGCAGGACGCGGTCGAGCGCGAGCTGCGCACCATGTTCGTCGAACGCCTGGCCGACCTCGACCTCGACGCCCACCTGGTCGTGCGCACCGGCGAGCCGTACGCGGAGATCGTCGACGCGGCCCACGAACTGCGCGCCGACGCCATCGTCGTGGGCCGCTCCACGCAGGCCCTGCACCGCATCGCAGGCTCACTGGGCTCGAAGCTGATGCGCTGCGGCCGCTGGCCGGTCACCGTCGTCCCCTGA
- a CDS encoding TetR/AcrR family transcriptional regulator — MSTGRPRDPEVDRRIARAALDLFGDAGWAGFAMETVARRAGVGKASLYLRWNSKQALLTDALTSSLPHVSDVDTGTLHGDLVELATQILDVYAGPASRAALRLQLEAATIPGIAEHYAALREAQIQAARAIVRRGIGRGDLPATTSVTLLLNTVIGGAMMHALTTPPDKRAALAEDTGLEARRLVDFLWSR; from the coding sequence ATGAGCACAGGACGGCCCCGCGACCCCGAGGTCGACCGGCGCATCGCCCGGGCCGCCCTCGACCTGTTCGGCGACGCGGGGTGGGCCGGCTTCGCGATGGAGACGGTGGCGCGGCGGGCCGGGGTCGGCAAGGCCTCGCTCTATCTGCGCTGGAACAGCAAGCAGGCGCTGCTCACGGACGCCCTGACGAGCAGCCTGCCGCACGTCAGCGACGTCGACACCGGCACCCTGCACGGCGACCTGGTCGAGCTGGCGACCCAGATCCTCGACGTCTACGCCGGGCCGGCGAGCCGGGCCGCCCTGCGCCTGCAGCTCGAGGCGGCGACCATTCCGGGCATCGCCGAGCACTACGCGGCCCTCCGGGAGGCCCAGATCCAGGCCGCCCGGGCCATCGTCCGGCGCGGCATCGGCCGGGGCGATCTGCCCGCCACCACGTCGGTCACGCTGCTGCTCAACACGGTCATCGGTGGCGCGATGATGCACGCCCTGACCACCCCGCCCGACAAGCGGGCGGCGCTGGCCGAGGACACCGGCCTTGAGGCCCGCCGCCTCGTCGATTTTCTGTGGAGTCGTTAG
- a CDS encoding putative immunity protein, producing MILPQVRDPRFITIRRGGTLTDDDHHLLALWAATCAEHVLGLFEAERPGDPRPREAVEHARAWVRGEVKMMVARAAGGHAMGAARDLRGAARHAAYAAGQAAVVAHVAAHELGAAAYAIKAVRAAGGEEAGRRECAWQRDRLPGPIRALVLDDQRLRNDICWSVFT from the coding sequence ATGATCCTGCCCCAGGTCCGCGACCCGCGGTTCATCACGATCCGCCGGGGCGGCACGCTCACCGACGACGACCACCACCTGCTCGCGCTGTGGGCCGCGACCTGCGCCGAGCACGTGCTCGGGCTGTTCGAGGCCGAACGGCCCGGCGACCCGCGGCCCCGCGAGGCCGTCGAGCACGCGCGGGCCTGGGTGCGCGGCGAGGTGAAGATGATGGTGGCCCGGGCCGCGGGCGGCCACGCGATGGGCGCGGCCCGCGACCTGCGGGGAGCCGCCCGGCACGCCGCCTACGCCGCCGGGCAGGCCGCGGTCGTCGCGCACGTCGCGGCGCACGAGCTGGGCGCCGCCGCCTACGCCATCAAGGCCGTCCGGGCCGCCGGGGGCGAGGAGGCCGGTCGCCGCGAATGCGCGTGGCAGCGCGACCGGCTGCCCGGGCCGATCCGCGCCCTGGTGCTCGACGACCAGCGGCTGCGCAACGACATCTGCTGGTCGGTGTTCACCTGA
- a CDS encoding SDR family NAD(P)-dependent oxidoreductase, producing MTTSTNAFAVVTGASSGIGYELAKQFAEHGYDLLLCAEDDGIEQAAADLRRDGQNQVTAVRADLAHYEGVEHLYAAILEAGRPVDAIALNAGRGIGGDFATETDLREELNVIDVNVTSTVHLAKRVVPDMVARDAGQILFTSSIASMMPGTYQAVYNASKSFVQSFAEALRAELKDTNVTVTSLMPGPTDTNFFHRAQMDDTKVGSSAKDDPAVVAKQGFEALQKDKEKVVAGSVKTKVQGAMSKVMPDKLKGEMHRKMAEPGSGDE from the coding sequence ATGACAACGTCGACGAATGCGTTCGCAGTGGTGACCGGGGCTTCCAGCGGGATCGGGTACGAGCTGGCCAAGCAGTTCGCTGAGCACGGGTACGACCTGCTGCTCTGCGCCGAGGACGACGGTATCGAGCAGGCCGCGGCCGATCTGCGCCGCGACGGGCAGAACCAGGTGACTGCCGTACGGGCGGACCTGGCGCACTACGAGGGCGTCGAGCACCTGTACGCGGCGATCCTGGAAGCGGGACGCCCGGTCGACGCGATCGCCCTCAACGCGGGGCGCGGCATCGGCGGCGACTTCGCCACGGAGACCGACCTGCGCGAGGAGCTGAACGTCATCGACGTCAACGTGACCTCGACCGTGCACCTGGCCAAGCGCGTGGTGCCGGACATGGTGGCCCGTGACGCCGGCCAGATCCTGTTCACGTCGTCGATCGCCTCGATGATGCCGGGCACCTATCAGGCCGTCTACAACGCGTCGAAGTCGTTCGTGCAGTCGTTCGCCGAGGCGCTGCGGGCCGAACTGAAGGACACCAACGTCACCGTGACGTCGCTGATGCCCGGGCCCACCGACACCAACTTCTTCCACCGGGCCCAGATGGACGACACCAAGGTCGGCTCGAGCGCCAAGGACGACCCGGCCGTGGTGGCCAAGCAGGGCTTCGAGGCCCTGCAGAAGGACAAGGAGAAGGTCGTGGCCGGCTCGGTCAAGACCAAGGTGCAGGGCGCGATGTCCAAGGTGATGCCGGACAAGCTCAAGGGCGAGATGCACCGCAAGATGGCCGAACCGGGTTCCGGCGACGAGTGA
- a CDS encoding zinc-dependent alcohol dehydrogenase, which yields MKALTWQGTGKVAVENVPDPKIQEPTDAIVRMTSTAICGSDLHLYDVLGMYLDKGDILGHEPMGIVEEVGAEVTHIKPGDRVVIPFNISCGHCWFCRKGYFAQCETTQVKEQGKGASLFGYTKLYGQVPGGQAEYLRVPQAQFGPIKVPDGHPDERYLFLSDVLTTSWQAAKWADIEPGGTVLVTGLGPIGQMSARIARHLGAERVLAVDNVPERLAMAERHGIEVLNFDKIDDIGEAVRDVTDGRGADSVIEAVGMEAHGTPFQSAAMKAAGLLPDPLARKATETFGVDRMAALRTAFQSVRRAGTISIIGVYGGEADPFPMMDLFDKGVTMRMGQAHVKQWVDDILPLLTGDDDPLGVDDLTTHRLPLEEAPHGYEIFKKKEDGCIKVVLKP from the coding sequence ATGAAGGCACTCACCTGGCAAGGCACCGGCAAAGTGGCCGTGGAGAACGTTCCCGACCCCAAGATCCAGGAGCCCACGGACGCGATCGTCCGCATGACGTCGACCGCGATCTGCGGCTCCGACCTGCACCTGTACGACGTGCTGGGCATGTACCTCGACAAGGGCGACATCCTCGGCCACGAGCCGATGGGCATCGTCGAGGAGGTCGGGGCCGAGGTCACGCACATCAAGCCCGGTGACCGCGTGGTGATCCCGTTCAACATCTCCTGCGGGCACTGCTGGTTCTGCCGCAAGGGCTACTTCGCGCAGTGCGAGACCACCCAGGTCAAGGAGCAGGGCAAGGGCGCCTCTCTGTTCGGTTACACCAAGCTCTACGGGCAGGTGCCCGGCGGCCAGGCCGAGTACCTGCGCGTGCCGCAGGCCCAGTTCGGGCCGATCAAGGTGCCGGACGGGCACCCCGACGAGCGCTACCTGTTCCTCTCCGACGTGCTGACCACCTCGTGGCAGGCCGCGAAGTGGGCCGACATCGAGCCCGGCGGCACGGTGCTGGTCACCGGGCTCGGCCCGATCGGTCAGATGTCGGCCCGGATCGCCCGCCACCTGGGCGCCGAGCGGGTCCTCGCGGTCGACAACGTGCCCGAGCGGCTGGCCATGGCCGAGCGGCACGGCATCGAGGTGCTGAACTTCGACAAGATCGACGACATCGGCGAGGCCGTCCGGGACGTGACCGACGGCCGCGGCGCCGACTCGGTGATCGAGGCCGTGGGCATGGAGGCGCACGGCACCCCGTTCCAGTCGGCCGCGATGAAGGCGGCCGGTCTGCTGCCCGACCCCCTCGCGCGCAAGGCCACCGAGACGTTCGGCGTCGACCGGATGGCCGCGCTGCGGACCGCTTTCCAGTCCGTACGGCGGGCCGGCACCATCTCGATCATCGGGGTCTACGGCGGCGAGGCCGACCCGTTCCCGATGATGGACCTGTTCGACAAGGGCGTCACGATGCGGATGGGCCAGGCTCACGTGAAGCAGTGGGTGGACGACATCCTGCCCCTGCTGACCGGCGACGACGACCCGCTCGGGGTGGACGACCTGACCACCCACCGCCTCCCGCTGGAGGAGGCCCCGCACGGCTACGAGATCTTCAAGAAGAAGGAGGACGGCTGCATCAAGGTCGTCCTCAAGCCGTAA
- a CDS encoding SDR family NAD(P)-dependent oxidoreductase produces the protein MSSRVVVVTGASSGIGRASAVAFARRGDRVVLAARGRDDLASAAAECGGDALVVPTDVTNREELEALAKAAVERHGRIDVWVDTAAVMAYGKFEDLPPEVFDRVITTDLLGPANVSRTALRQFRAQGHGTLILVGSLLGHVAVPYVSAYVTAKWGARGLARILRQETRDAKDIHVCSLAPGSVDTPIYASAANYAGFVGRPPPPVDSAERMAAAVVKLAGKPRGEVSVGATNRLIEFGFTALPSLYDALVGPLMRRGGLSRQPIEAHDGNVFGSRPRQEGGPGRWGRAVVGAAVVVPAAAVAVAAARIRRLPYGKQLG, from the coding sequence ATGAGCTCACGCGTGGTGGTGGTGACCGGGGCGTCCAGCGGAATCGGCCGGGCGTCGGCCGTGGCGTTCGCCCGGCGAGGGGATCGGGTCGTGCTGGCGGCCCGCGGACGAGACGATCTGGCCTCGGCAGCGGCCGAGTGCGGTGGGGACGCCCTGGTCGTCCCGACCGACGTGACCAACCGCGAGGAGTTGGAGGCGCTGGCGAAGGCGGCGGTCGAGCGGCACGGGCGAATCGACGTGTGGGTGGACACCGCGGCCGTCATGGCGTACGGGAAATTCGAGGATCTGCCGCCCGAGGTGTTCGACCGGGTGATCACAACCGACCTCCTGGGCCCGGCCAATGTCTCCCGTACGGCGTTGCGGCAGTTCCGCGCGCAGGGCCACGGCACGCTGATCCTGGTCGGGTCGCTGCTGGGGCACGTCGCCGTCCCGTACGTGTCGGCCTACGTGACCGCGAAGTGGGGCGCCCGGGGCCTGGCGCGCATCCTCCGGCAGGAGACCCGGGACGCCAAGGACATCCACGTGTGCTCGCTGGCCCCGGGCAGCGTCGACACCCCCATCTACGCCAGCGCGGCCAACTACGCCGGGTTCGTCGGGCGCCCGCCGCCGCCGGTGGACTCGGCCGAGCGCATGGCGGCCGCCGTCGTCAAGCTGGCCGGCAAACCCCGCGGCGAGGTGTCGGTGGGTGCTACCAACCGGCTCATCGAGTTCGGCTTCACTGCTCTTCCGTCCCTGTACGACGCCCTGGTCGGACCGCTGATGCGGCGCGGCGGCCTGAGCCGGCAGCCGATCGAGGCGCACGACGGCAACGTGTTCGGTTCCCGGCCCCGGCAGGAGGGCGGCCCCGGCCGATGGGGCCGTGCCGTCGTGGGTGCGGCGGTCGTTGTGCCCGCGGCCGCGGTGGCCGTCGCGGCCGCCCGGATCAGACGTTTGCCGTACGGAAAACAACTTGGTTGA
- a CDS encoding acyl-CoA dehydrogenase translates to MLNIEPLPGKGATAERLWQLAELGRQDPVAARLGEGHADAVAIRAELGDDGPPATGRRWGVWAAVPQSLRAVETAEGWRISGERPWCSGAGWCTHALVTAEAPDGIRLFAIVNEPPWAVPLGGTWPAVGMAASDSRTIRFTDAPGRPVGGPGDYVHRPGFWHGGIGVAACWYGGALGLADLLREKADGPHALAHLGAVDVALGAARAVLAEAAAAIDADPTAVQHRLALRVRATVEAAATEVIDRVGRALGAGPLCRDERHARRVADLTVYLRQSHAEADLEQLGRLVQEEAPW, encoded by the coding sequence GTGCTCAACATAGAACCACTGCCCGGTAAGGGCGCCACGGCCGAACGGTTGTGGCAGCTGGCTGAGCTCGGGCGGCAGGATCCGGTGGCCGCGCGGCTCGGGGAAGGCCACGCCGACGCGGTCGCGATCCGGGCCGAACTGGGAGACGACGGCCCACCCGCCACCGGCCGGCGCTGGGGCGTGTGGGCCGCTGTTCCGCAGTCGCTGCGGGCTGTGGAGACGGCCGAGGGCTGGCGGATCAGCGGTGAGCGGCCCTGGTGCTCCGGCGCCGGGTGGTGCACCCACGCGCTGGTCACGGCCGAGGCCCCGGACGGCATCCGGCTCTTCGCGATCGTCAACGAGCCCCCGTGGGCCGTCCCGCTCGGCGGCACCTGGCCCGCGGTGGGGATGGCGGCCAGCGACAGCCGCACGATCCGGTTCACCGACGCGCCCGGCCGTCCGGTCGGCGGGCCCGGCGACTACGTGCACCGGCCCGGCTTCTGGCACGGCGGGATCGGCGTCGCGGCCTGCTGGTACGGCGGCGCGCTGGGTCTCGCCGACCTGCTGCGCGAGAAGGCGGACGGACCGCACGCGCTGGCCCACCTGGGCGCGGTCGACGTGGCCCTGGGCGCCGCGCGGGCGGTGCTGGCCGAGGCCGCCGCCGCGATCGACGCCGACCCCACCGCCGTGCAGCACCGGCTGGCGTTACGCGTACGGGCAACGGTCGAGGCCGCCGCCACCGAGGTGATCGACCGGGTGGGCCGCGCGCTCGGGGCGGGCCCGCTGTGCCGCGACGAGCGCCACGCCCGGCGGGTCGCCGACCTCACCGTCTATCTGCGGCAGAGCCACGCCGAGGCCGACCTCGAGCAGCTGGGCCGTCTCGTGCAGGAGGAAGCGCCGTGGTGA
- a CDS encoding PIG-L deacetylase family protein → MVKPIVIEQGTPEEDWRAWPATAAWPELPLAGAGTPLVVAPHPDDEILGVAGLMATLGRAELVAVTDGEASHPGSTVHTQAELAAIRRAETDEALRRLGLGDARVHRLGQPDGKIEEGPLTEILTGLLAPGRWCLATWREDGHPDHEAVGRAAARACEATGAVLLEYPIWTWHWAAPGDARVPWDRCLRIDLDEMASAAKAAAIAAFPSQIAPLGPDPADAAILPPHVLARFARPYEAVFR, encoded by the coding sequence GTGGTGAAGCCGATCGTGATCGAACAGGGCACACCGGAGGAGGACTGGCGGGCCTGGCCCGCGACCGCCGCCTGGCCCGAGCTGCCCCTGGCCGGCGCGGGCACGCCGCTGGTCGTGGCGCCGCACCCCGACGACGAGATCCTCGGCGTGGCCGGGCTGATGGCCACGCTGGGCCGGGCCGAACTGGTCGCGGTGACCGACGGCGAGGCCTCGCACCCCGGCTCGACCGTGCACACGCAGGCCGAGCTGGCCGCGATCCGGCGCGCCGAGACCGACGAGGCCCTGCGCCGGCTGGGGCTGGGCGACGCCCGCGTGCACCGGCTGGGGCAGCCCGACGGCAAGATCGAGGAGGGGCCGCTGACCGAGATCCTGACCGGGCTGCTCGCCCCCGGCCGGTGGTGCCTGGCGACCTGGCGCGAGGACGGGCACCCCGATCACGAGGCGGTGGGGCGGGCCGCCGCCCGGGCCTGCGAGGCCACCGGGGCGGTGCTGCTCGAATACCCGATCTGGACGTGGCACTGGGCCGCACCCGGCGACGCGCGGGTGCCGTGGGACCGCTGTCTCCGGATCGACTTGGACGAGATGGCGTCCGCGGCGAAAGCCGCTGCCATCGCGGCCTTCCCCAGCCAGATCGCGCCCCTCGGTCCCGATCCGGCCGACGCGGCGATCCTGCCCCCGCACGTGCTGGCCCGTTTCGCCCGCCCGTACGAGGCGGTCTTCCGGTGA
- a CDS encoding class I SAM-dependent DNA methyltransferase — MTTPTSYFEHLYARDADPWSFATRWYDARKHALTVDSLPRRHYRSGFEPGCSTGRLTARLAARCDRLLSVDAIPSAVATAAGHLAAHPHVTVRTARMPTDWPDETFDLIVLSELGYYFDDHDLRTLLDRTVAALEPGGDLIAVHWRHPVDEHARPGDEVHERLGAQPGLARQARHEEADFLLEVFTRTPPEPRSVAQTEGLA, encoded by the coding sequence GTGACCACGCCGACAAGCTACTTCGAGCACCTGTACGCCCGCGACGCCGACCCGTGGAGCTTCGCCACCCGCTGGTACGACGCCCGCAAGCACGCCCTCACAGTCGACTCGCTGCCGCGCCGGCACTACCGGTCGGGGTTCGAGCCCGGCTGCTCGACCGGCCGGCTCACCGCACGCCTGGCCGCCCGCTGCGACCGCCTCCTGTCGGTCGACGCGATCCCGTCCGCGGTGGCCACGGCGGCCGGCCACCTGGCCGCCCACCCGCACGTCACCGTGCGCACCGCGCGGATGCCCACCGACTGGCCGGACGAGACGTTCGACCTGATCGTGCTGTCCGAGCTCGGCTACTACTTCGACGACCACGACCTGCGCACGCTGCTCGACCGCACGGTGGCCGCCCTCGAACCCGGCGGCGACCTGATCGCCGTGCACTGGCGGCACCCGGTCGACGAACACGCCCGCCCCGGCGACGAAGTGCACGAACGGCTCGGCGCCCAGCCCGGCCTGGCCCGTCAGGCCCGGCACGAGGAGGCCGACTTCCTCCTGGAGGTGTTCACCCGCACCCCACCCGAGCCACGCTCGGTGGCCCAGACCGAAGGCCTCGCGTGA
- a CDS encoding aldehyde dehydrogenase family protein, with translation MSALDAAAAAAPVLAAQPPRERASWLVAAAGALLVAADDLVPLAVEETGLTEPRLRGEIKRTAVQLKLFAEVAAAGEFLDVRLDAADPDFVLGPRPDLRRYLVPLGPVLNFAASNFPFAFSVAGGDTASALAAGCPVVVKAHPGHPRLSDRTAEVLNTALPAGALGVIHGQDEGVAALQDERITAAAFTGSLAGGQALAAIAAARPRPIPFYGELGSLNPVVVTPEALTERAAAIASGFAASVSGSAGQLCTKPGLLFVPSGPAFPASFDAVGPHKLLHPGIVDGYTRRRSEVLGTPGVTVLVEGAVTDDGATPTLVETDLATLLEHRDTLLQEAFGPLSIVVRYTPGEPLGAVLAEVVEGSLTAGVHVAAGEDSPWLHSLVTSLQTLAGRVLFNGWPTGVAVTPAMQHGGPFPAATNPTTTSVGTAAITRFLRPVVYQDAPAALLPEPLRDDNPWHVPQHRSPAGESPSWGSLAG, from the coding sequence ATGAGTGCTCTGGATGCCGCCGCCGCGGCCGCCCCGGTTCTGGCCGCACAGCCCCCGCGGGAGCGTGCCTCCTGGCTGGTGGCCGCGGCCGGCGCCCTGCTGGTCGCGGCCGACGACCTCGTGCCCCTGGCCGTCGAGGAGACCGGCCTGACCGAGCCACGCCTGCGCGGCGAGATCAAGCGGACGGCGGTGCAGCTCAAGCTGTTCGCCGAGGTCGCGGCGGCCGGTGAGTTCCTGGACGTACGCCTCGACGCCGCCGACCCCGACTTCGTGCTCGGCCCGAGGCCCGACCTGCGGCGCTACCTCGTGCCGCTGGGCCCCGTGCTCAACTTCGCGGCCAGCAACTTCCCGTTCGCGTTCTCGGTGGCCGGAGGCGACACGGCGTCAGCGCTGGCCGCCGGCTGCCCCGTCGTCGTGAAGGCGCACCCCGGCCATCCGCGCCTGTCCGACCGTACGGCCGAGGTCCTGAACACCGCGCTGCCCGCGGGCGCACTCGGCGTCATCCACGGCCAGGACGAAGGGGTGGCCGCGCTCCAGGACGAACGGATCACCGCCGCCGCCTTCACGGGTTCACTGGCCGGCGGGCAGGCCCTGGCCGCGATCGCCGCCGCCCGGCCCCGGCCCATCCCGTTCTACGGCGAACTGGGCAGCCTCAACCCGGTCGTCGTCACCCCCGAGGCCCTGACCGAACGCGCCGCGGCAATCGCCTCGGGCTTCGCGGCCAGCGTCTCCGGATCGGCCGGCCAGCTGTGCACCAAGCCCGGCCTGCTGTTCGTCCCCTCGGGGCCCGCATTTCCGGCGTCCTTCGATGCGGTCGGCCCGCACAAGCTGCTGCACCCCGGCATCGTCGACGGCTACACGCGCCGCCGCTCCGAGGTGCTGGGCACGCCGGGCGTCACGGTGCTCGTCGAGGGCGCGGTGACCGACGACGGCGCGACCCCGACCCTGGTCGAGACCGACCTGGCCACACTGCTCGAACACCGGGACACCCTGCTGCAGGAAGCCTTCGGCCCGCTGTCGATCGTGGTGCGCTACACGCCGGGCGAACCGCTGGGCGCCGTGCTGGCCGAGGTGGTCGAGGGCTCCCTGACGGCCGGCGTGCACGTAGCCGCGGGCGAGGACTCGCCGTGGCTGCACTCGCTGGTCACCTCCCTGCAGACGCTGGCCGGGCGGGTGCTGTTCAACGGCTGGCCCACCGGCGTCGCGGTGACCCCCGCGATGCAACACGGCGGCCCGTTCCCGGCCGCCACCAACCCCACCACCACGTCGGTCGGCACCGCGGCGATCACCCGTTTCCTGCGCCCGGTGGTCTACCAGGACGCCCCGGCCGCCCTGCTGCCCGAGCCGCTGCGCGACGACAACCCGTGGCACGTACCGCAACACCGCTCCCCCGCCGGCGAGTCCCCGAGCTGGGGTTCCCTCGCCGGCTGA